One Ornithinicoccus hortensis genomic window, GCCCAGGCCGAAGACCACGCCCAGCAGCGGGGCGCCGGCCAACCCGGCGGCCGGCCGCCAGCGGGGCTGCCAGCTCGCGGTCGGCGCCCACACCATCACCACGCCCAGCGCCAGGACCAGGACGCCACCGATCCGCAGCAGCAGGTCCTGGCGTTGTTGCAGCGCGAGGCCCAGGCTGGAGACCGCGACCCCCATCACGATGAACACGGCGCTGAAGCCGAGCACGAACAGCGCCGCCCCGGCCAGCAACCGGCCGCGACCGCGCGAGCTGCCGCCGGCCGCCGGCTCCGGAGACATCCCGGTGATGTAACCCAGGAACCCCGGCACCAGCGGGAGCACGCACGGGGAGGCGAAGGAGACCACCCCGGCCAGGGCGGCCAGGCCGAGGGCCAGCAGCAGCGGGCCCGAGACGACGACCTCACTCACTCTGCGAGCACGTCCTCGACCATGCCGACCAGCGTCGTCTCGTCGACCTGACCGGCGACCCGGGCGGCGACCAGCCCGTCCCGGTCGAGCACCATCGTGGTCGGCCGGGGGTTGGCCCAGCCCTTCAGGGCGACCAGCGTCTGCCCCCCGTCGTCGGCCAGCGACGGGTAGCCGATGCCCTGGACCTTCTCGAACGACTTGGCCGCGTCGAGGCCGTCGCGGTCGTTGACCCCGATGAACTGGACCGGGTCGCCGGCCTCCTGGAAGTGCTCGTAGGCGGCCTGCAGGTCCGGCGCCTCGGCCTTGCACGGGCCGCACCAGGAGCCCCAGACGTTGATCACCACCACCTCGCCGAGGTGGTCCGCGGACGACCAGTCCTGCCCCTGCAGGGTGGTGCCGGACAGGTCGATCCGGACCTCCCGGTCCCCGACCGCCACCTGTTGCAGGGTGCCGTCACCGGCGATGTAGCCCTTCTGGTCACCGGCCCGTGCCTGCTCGGCGATGGTCCCCTCGTCCGAACAGCCCGCGACCCCCAGCAACGCCACCACCGACAGCGCTCCCGCCCACCGCCCCGCGGCCCCCACCCCGGTGCGCCGGATCCGTGGCCTCATGCCCCGGCGCCCGGACGGGCACGCGCGACAAGGTCGACCGCCGGCTCGGAGTAGCTGAGGCTGACCGGGTCGTCGCCCTCGTAGGTCAGCGTGGTGAGGGAGGCCAGGGCGCACTCCCGGTTGCGGGGGTCGTGCCACAGGCGCTTGCCCTCGATGGTGCGCCGCAGGGTCCAGATCGGCAGCTGGTGGGAGACGATCAGCGCCTCGTGGCCGCGTGCCGCGCGGCGGGCCGTGTCGACCGCGGCCAGCATCCGGACCGAGATCTCCTTGTACGGCTCGCCCCAGGACGGCTCCAGCGGGTTGCGCAGGTAGGGCCAGTGCCGGGGGTTGCTCAGCTTGCCCTCGCCCTGGCCGAAGGTCATCCCCTCGAAGTGGTTGGCCGCCTCGATGACCCGCTCGTCCACCTCCGGCTCCAACCCCAGCGCCTCGGCGCTCGGGGCCGCCGTCTCCTGGGCCCGCTGCAGCGGCGAGGAGACCAGGTGCACGATGTCGCGGCCGGTCAGGTGCTCGGCGACCCGCTCGGCCATCTGCCGGCCGAGGTCGGACAGGCGGAACCCCGGCAGGCGCCCGTAGAGGACGCCACCGGGGTTGTGCACCTCGCCGTGGCGCAGCAGGTGCACGACGGTGCGCGTCGATCCGGTCGTCGTCATGGCCCGATTGTCCCCCATCAGTCTGAGGGCGGGGTGAGCATGTCCTCGACCGCGCCCGGCAGCGCCGCCAGCACGTGGTCGACGGCCTCGTCATCGTGCGCCCCGCTGACGAACCAGGTCTCGAAACAGCTCGGCGGCAGGTGCACCCCGCGGCGCAGCATGCCGTGGAAGAACCGGCCGAACGCCGCGGTGTCCTGCGCCCGGGCGTCGTCGTAGTCCCGCACCTGCCCGTCCCGGAAGAAGACGCTGAACATGGTGCCTGCCCACTGGATCCGGTGGGGCACCCCGGCCGCAGCGAAGGCCTGCGCCACCCCGTCGGCGATCGCCCGCGCCGCGGTCCCGACGCGGTCGTACAGCTCGGGGGTGCACCCGCGCAGGGTGGCCAGCCCGGCGGCCGTGGCCACCGGGTTCCCGGACAGCGTCCCCGCCTGGTAGACCGGCCCCTCCGGCGCCAGGTGCGCCATCACGTCGGCGCGTCCGCCAAAGGCAGCGGCCGGGAATCCCCCGCCCATCACCTTGCCGAAGGTGAACAGGTCCGGCGCCCCCTCGGCATACGGACCCTCGAGACCGAACCACCCGCCGGCCGACGCCCGGAACCCCGTCATCACCTCGTCGGAGATGAGCAGCGCACCGTGCGCGCGGGTGACCCGGAGCAGTGCCTGGGTGAAACCCGGATCCGGCGGCACGATGCCCATGTTCCCGGCCGCCGCCTCGGTGATCACGGCCGCGATCTGGTCCCCGCGCTCGGCGAAGGCGGCCTCCAGAGCGGGCACGTCGTTGTAGGGCAGCACCAGGGTCTCCCCCGCGCTGCTCGGCGGGACGCCGGGCGAGTCCGGCAGCGCGAAGGTGGCCAGCCCCGAGCCGGCCGAGGCCAGCAGCGCATCGACGTGCCCGTGGTAGCACCCGGCGAACTTCACCACGACCGAGCGGCCGGTGAACCCCCGGGCGAGCCGCAGCGCGCTCATCGTCGCCTCGGTGCCCGAGCTGACCAGACGGACCTGTTCGACAGGGTCGACGCGGGCCACGATCTCCTCGGCGAGCGCGACCTCGTTCTCGCTGGGGGTGCCGAAGCTGAAGCCGCGGGCGGCGGCCTGGGTGACCGCCGCGAGGACGTCGGGGTGGGCGTGGCCCAGGATCATTGGCCCCCACGAGCAGACCAGGTCGACATAGCGGCGGCCGTCCAGGTCCTCCAGCCACGCGCCCCGGGCGGAGCGCATGAACCGCGGGGTGCCACCCACCGACCCGAAGGCGCGGACCGGGGAGTTCACCCCGCCCGGGGTCACCGCCCGGGCGCGGGCCATCGCCGCCGCGGAGGCGGGGGCGTCATCGGGGTATGCCGGGGTGCCGGCCTGTGGGGTGGGCCCGTCGGGGTCGCTGGGAGGGATCACCGACCCAGTGTCTCAAGCCGAGTCGCTGAGCCGGGCGGCGGCGTGGGTGCGGACCGGGTTCTGCGCGGCATCGGTGAGGCCGGCCACGTCGAGGGCGTCCACGACGACCTGCATCGCCTCGCCGAGGGCCGCGAACTGCTCCGGCTCCAGCAGGTCGACCAGGTTGGCCCGCACGCTCTCCACATGGATCCGCGACAGGTCGACCAGCGCCGCCCGACCGGACGCCGTGAGCGTCAGCTCGACCCCGCGACGGTCCTCGTGGCAGGTGCGCCGCTCGACCCAACCGCGGCTCTCCAGCCGGGTCGCGGTGTGGGTGAGTCGGCTGCGGGACTGCACCACCTGGTCGGCCAGCACCGACATCCGCAGCCGCCCCCCGGGGGCCTCGGAGAGCATCGAGATGATCTCGTACTCGGTCAGCCGGATCCCGTCCGTGGCCAGGGCCTGGTCCAACGCCTCGTTGAGCAGCCGCTGGCCCCGGAGGAAGGCGCGCCAACTCCGTTGTTCGTCCTCGGAGAGCCAGCGGCCCTCCTGGTCGGCGGCTCGAGCCATCTCCATCAACCTCTTTCGACACGGGAGGCGGGACGGCGCCCACCACCCCGTGATTCTACCGAGCGGCGTTCGCTCCGCACGTTTTATTGAATACTTAACTATACCCCTTCGACTGGTAGCACGCTCGGGGCACTGGTGGAACGGTCGAACGTGCTACCAGTGCCCCGAGCGTTCTCCCAGTGATGGGCGGGCCGCGATCGGGCCGCTACCCTGGAAACCCGCACCGCCACACCACGCATCGAGGAACCCATGGGCCTGCGACACCTGGCCACCGGCAACTGGACCGTGGACCCGGCCCACAGCGAGGTCGGGTTCACGGCGCGGCACGTGATGGTGTCCAAGGTCCGCGGGACATTCCGGGAGTTCACCGCCCGCGTGGAGATCGCCGCACCGTTCGAGGACTCCACGGTGACCGCCGAGGTCAACCTCGCCTCGGTCGACACCCGCAACACCGACCGGGACACGCACCTGCGCTCCGGGGACTTCTTTGACACCGAGGTCTTCCCGGCGATGACCTTCCGGTCCCGCGAGGTCTCCGACACCTCGATGACCGGGGACCTGACGATCAAGGACATCACCCGACCGATCACCTTCGACCTGGAGTTCATCGGCACCTCGGAGGACCCGTGGGGCGGCTTCCGGGCGGGCGTCGAGGCCTCGGCGGAGATCAACCGGAAGGACTGGGGCCTGACCTGGAACGTGGCCGTGGAGTCCGGCGGCGTCCTCGTCTCGGAGCGGATCCAGATCCACCTGGACGTGGAACTGATCCAGCCGACAGGCTAATCTCCTCTCACACCTGTCGATCGGTCTGGCCCCCAGGACCGGTCGACCTCCCCGGCCCCGCCGTGACGCGCCCCCTGTTCCCGTCACGGTGGGGCCGTTCATCTGCAGCCCGGGACCGCCAGGTCACGCGTCCGGTGGGGTGCGGGGGCCGCCCGACCAGACGTCCGGTGGGGTGTGGAGGCCGCCAGGTCGCACGTCCGGTCGGTGGGGGGCCGCCGGTCGGTGGGGGTCGCCGGTCGGTCAGTGGGGGGACAGCAGGTGGGCGGCGTGCTCGGCGTAGTAGGTCAGGACGATCTGCGCGCCGGCGCGGCGGATCGAGGTCAGGGTCTCCAGCACCATCCGGTCCCGGTCGATCCAGCCGTGGGCGGCGGCGGCCTCGATCTGGGCGTACTCCCCGGACACCTGGTAGGCGGCGACCGGCACGTCGGAGACCTCGGCGACCGAGCGCAGCACGTCGAGGTAGGGCAGCGCGGGCTTGACCATCACCAGGTCCGCCCCCTCGGCCAGGTCCAGGCGCAGCTCGCGCAACGACTCGGTGAGGTTCGGCGGGTCCTGCTGGTAGGTGGCGCGGTCACCCTGCAGGGTCGAGCCGACCGCCTCACGGAACGGCCCGTAGGCCCCGGAGGCGTACTTGGCGGTGTAGGCCAGGATCGCGGTGTCCTGCAGTCCTGCCTCGTCCAGCGCCGCGCGGATCACCCCAACCTGGCCGTCCATCATCCCCGAGGGACTGACCACGTGGGCACCGGAGCGGGCCTGCACGACCGCCATCTCGGCATACCGCTCCAGCGTGGCGTCGTTGTCGACCCGGCCCTGCCCGTCGAGCACCCCGCAGTGGCCGTGGTCGGTGAACTCGTCCAGGCAGGTGTCGGCCATGAGCACGGTGTCGTCGCCGAGGTCCTGCCGGAGTGCGGCCAGCGCCCTGTTCAGCACCCCGTCCGGGTCGGTGCCTCCGGTGCCGGTGGCGTCCCGTCGCTCGGGGACCCCGAAGAGCATCAGGCCACCGACCCCGGCCCGCACCGCCGCGTCGGCGGCCGCCCGCAGCGAGTCGGTGGTGTGCTGCACGACCCCGGGCATCGACCCGATCGGCACGGGCTCGGTGATGCCCTCGCGGACGAACATCGGCAGCACCAACTCGGCCGGGTGGACCCTGGTCTGGGCCACCAGCCGGCGCATGGCCGGGGTGGTGCGGAGCCGGCGGGGACGTTCGGTCAGGGAGTGCCGGACGCTCACGCCCGTGCCTTGGCCCGGCGGGAGCCGGTGCGCCGCTGGCTGGGCCGGACGACCGGTTCACCGGCGGCCCGTGCCTCCTCGACGGTGTGCCGGGCAAACTCGGCGAGCGCGTCCACCAACCGTTCGGCACGTGCCTCGGGCGCGATCACGTCGACCCGCAGACCGTGCTCCTCGGCGGTCTTGGCGGTGGCCGGGCCGATGCAGGCGATCACCGAGTTGGCGTGCGGCTTGCCGGCGATGCCCACCAGGTTGCGGACGGTGGCCGAGGAGGTGAAGCAGACGGCGTCGAACTTGCCGGTCTTGATCGCCTCGCGCATCGGTGCGGGCGGCGGGGCCGAGCGGACGGTCCGGTATGCCGTGACGTCGTCGACCTCCCAACCCATCTCGCGCAGGCCGGCCACCAGGGTCTCGGTTGCGATGTCGGCGCGGGGCAGGAACACCCGGTCGATCGGGTCCAGCACGTCGTCGTAGGGAGGCCACTCGGCGAGCAGGCCGCGGGCGGACTCCTCACCGGTCGGCACCAGGTCGGGCTCCAGGCCCCAGTCGCGCAGCGAGTCGGCGGTGGCTCCCCCGACGGCCGCGATCTTCAGCCCGGCGAAGGCCCGGGCGTCCAGGCCGAGCTCGATGAACTTCTCCCGCACGGCCCGCACCGCGTTGACCGAGGTGAACCCGATCCACTCGTAGCGTCCGGTGACCAGGCCGTGGATCGCCCGGTCCATCTGCTGCGGGGTGCGCGGCGGCTCGACGCTGATCGTGGGGACCACCTCGGCGGTCGCGCCGTAGGAGGCGATCCGGTCGACCATCGGGCCCGCCTGGTCCTTGGTGCGCGGCACCAGGACGTTCCAGCCGAAGAGCGGCTTGGTCTCGTACCAGGACAGTTCCTCGCGCAGCGCCACGGACTGCCCGACGACGGCCACGCCGCCGTGCTCGAAGCCGGCCTCGGCGAGCTCGGCGATGGCCTCGTCCAGCTGGGTGACGGCGGTGCGCTGGGTGACCGTGGTGCCCCGCTCGGTGAGGCAGACCGGGGTCTGCCCGTCCCGACCGGCGGACAGCAGCGCGGTCAGCGCGCGGCGCAACTCGGTGGCGCTGCCGAGGACGACGACGGTGACCCCGTCGGCGACCGACAGGCTCCAGTCGGTATGCCGGTCGGCGCCGTCGACGATGTGCAGTGTCCCGCCGTCCTGCCCGGTCAGCGGGACCCCGGCATACGCGGGCACGGACCAGGCCGAGCTCACCCCGGGGACGATCTCGAAGGGGATGCTGGCCCGGCGGCAGGCCAGCGCCTCGGTCACCAGGCCGCTGAATGCGCTGGGGTCACCGTCCATCATCCGGACCACCAGGGCGCCGGGCTCGTGCAGCTTGCCGACCTCCTTGACCAGCATCTTGGCCCGGGAGGTGCGGGTCAGCGAGCCGCTGGTGCCGCGGCTGGCCGCCAGGACGGTCGCGTCGGGGCGGATGAAGCGGGCCAGCTGGTCGGCGTCGTGCAGCGTGTCGAGGAGCACCACGTCCGCCGCCTTGAGATAGTCCCTGGCTCGGACGGTGAGCAATCCCGGGTCGCCGGGTCCGGCGCCGACGAAGGCGACCCGTGCGGTCGCCGGGGAGACGGGGGAGAAAGCGGTCTGTGTGCTCACGTGTCACGCTCCGTGGTGTGGTTGCCGGCGTGGTCAGCGCCGGCGGTGGGGGCCCCCGCGGGGTCGGGGGTGCCCGTAGACGCCAGGTCGGCGAGGAACAGGTCGGCTAGCTGGTGCCCGAGCGACACCGGATCGGCGCCGCTCACTTCGTGCCGCGTCGCCCGACCCTGTAGGTCGGCGAACCCGGTCAACGTCATGGCCCCCCTGGGATCCCCTCCGGAGTCCGGTCCGGTCGCGCCCCCGAGGCGGGCCACCGCCCCCACCGGCGCCGTGCAGCCGGCCTCGAGCCGGGCCAGCAGGGCGCGCTCGGCCTCCACGCAGGCGCGGGTGTCCGGGTCGTCCAGCTCCGCGCACCAGGCGGTGACCGCCTCGTCGTCGTCCCGGCACTCCACGGCCAGGGCGCCCTGGCCGGGGGCCGGCAGCATCTGCACGAACGGGAGCACCTCGGTGGCCTCGTCGATCCGGCCGACCCGGGTCAGCCCGGCGGCGGCCAGCACGACGGCGTCGAGGGTGCCGGAGCGGACCTGGCCCACCCGGCTGTCGATGTTGCCGCGGATGTCGCGGATCTGCAGGTGGGGGGCGAAGACCGCCAGCTGGGCGGCGCGGCGCGGCGACCCGGTGCCCACGACCGCCCCCTCGGGCAGCCCGGCGAGGGTCAGCCCGTCCCGGGCCACGACGACGTCCCGCGGGTCCTCGCGCTCCGGTATCGCGGCCAGGACCAGGCCCGGCACGGGTGCCACGGGCAGGTCCTTCAGCGAGTGCACGGCCACGTCGATGCGGTCCTCCAGCAGGGCGGTGCGCAGCGCGCTGGCGAAGACACCGGTGCCCCCGATCTCGCGCAGCGAGGCGGTCGAC contains:
- a CDS encoding MarR family winged helix-turn-helix transcriptional regulator; amino-acid sequence: MARAADQEGRWLSEDEQRSWRAFLRGQRLLNEALDQALATDGIRLTEYEIISMLSEAPGGRLRMSVLADQVVQSRSRLTHTATRLESRGWVERRTCHEDRRGVELTLTASGRAALVDLSRIHVESVRANLVDLLEPEQFAALGEAMQVVVDALDVAGLTDAAQNPVRTHAAARLSDSA
- the hemC gene encoding hydroxymethylbilane synthase, with translation MTPTLRHTPPLTEAEQECLPGATATRRLRLGTRASELATTQAGWVADLLRARGHQVDLVPVRTEGDESTASLREIGGTGVFASALRTALLEDRIDVAVHSLKDLPVAPVPGLVLAAIPEREDPRDVVVARDGLTLAGLPEGAVVGTGSPRRAAQLAVFAPHLQIRDIRGNIDSRVGQVRSGTLDAVVLAAAGLTRVGRIDEATEVLPFVQMLPAPGQGALAVECRDDDEAVTAWCAELDDPDTRACVEAERALLARLEAGCTAPVGAVARLGGATGPDSGGDPRGAMTLTGFADLQGRATRHEVSGADPVSLGHQLADLFLADLASTGTPDPAGAPTAGADHAGNHTTERDT
- a CDS encoding cytochrome c biogenesis CcdA family protein: MSEVVVSGPLLLALGLAALAGVVSFASPCVLPLVPGFLGYITGMSPEPAAGGSSRGRGRLLAGAALFVLGFSAVFIVMGVAVSSLGLALQQRQDLLLRIGGVLVLALGVVMVWAPTASWQPRWRPAAGLAGAPLLGVVFGLGFSACTGPVLGAIQALAASLPPYDDGVVRRGLVLSAAYCVGLGLPFLLIAAGLGWVSRVSRWLRDRHRVVQAVGGALLVVLGLLMISGVWEQVTAWIQTRLTSSFTTVL
- a CDS encoding uroporphyrinogen-III synthase — encoded protein: MSTQTAFSPVSPATARVAFVGAGPGDPGLLTVRARDYLKAADVVLLDTLHDADQLARFIRPDATVLAASRGTSGSLTRTSRAKMLVKEVGKLHEPGALVVRMMDGDPSAFSGLVTEALACRRASIPFEIVPGVSSAWSVPAYAGVPLTGQDGGTLHIVDGADRHTDWSLSVADGVTVVVLGSATELRRALTALLSAGRDGQTPVCLTERGTTVTQRTAVTQLDEAIAELAEAGFEHGGVAVVGQSVALREELSWYETKPLFGWNVLVPRTKDQAGPMVDRIASYGATAEVVPTISVEPPRTPQQMDRAIHGLVTGRYEWIGFTSVNAVRAVREKFIELGLDARAFAGLKIAAVGGATADSLRDWGLEPDLVPTGEESARGLLAEWPPYDDVLDPIDRVFLPRADIATETLVAGLREMGWEVDDVTAYRTVRSAPPPAPMREAIKTGKFDAVCFTSSATVRNLVGIAGKPHANSVIACIGPATAKTAEEHGLRVDVIAPEARAERLVDALAEFARHTVEEARAAGEPVVRPSQRRTGSRRAKARA
- the hemL gene encoding glutamate-1-semialdehyde 2,1-aminomutase — encoded protein: MPPSDPDGPTPQAGTPAYPDDAPASAAAMARARAVTPGGVNSPVRAFGSVGGTPRFMRSARGAWLEDLDGRRYVDLVCSWGPMILGHAHPDVLAAVTQAAARGFSFGTPSENEVALAEEIVARVDPVEQVRLVSSGTEATMSALRLARGFTGRSVVVKFAGCYHGHVDALLASAGSGLATFALPDSPGVPPSSAGETLVLPYNDVPALEAAFAERGDQIAAVITEAAAGNMGIVPPDPGFTQALLRVTRAHGALLISDEVMTGFRASAGGWFGLEGPYAEGAPDLFTFGKVMGGGFPAAAFGGRADVMAHLAPEGPVYQAGTLSGNPVATAAGLATLRGCTPELYDRVGTAARAIADGVAQAFAAAGVPHRIQWAGTMFSVFFRDGQVRDYDDARAQDTAAFGRFFHGMLRRGVHLPPSCFETWFVSGAHDDEAVDHVLAALPGAVEDMLTPPSD
- a CDS encoding TlpA family protein disulfide reductase, whose product is MRPRIRRTGVGAAGRWAGALSVVALLGVAGCSDEGTIAEQARAGDQKGYIAGDGTLQQVAVGDREVRIDLSGTTLQGQDWSSADHLGEVVVINVWGSWCGPCKAEAPDLQAAYEHFQEAGDPVQFIGVNDRDGLDAAKSFEKVQGIGYPSLADDGGQTLVALKGWANPRPTTMVLDRDGLVAARVAGQVDETTLVGMVEDVLAE
- a CDS encoding YceI family protein; protein product: MGLRHLATGNWTVDPAHSEVGFTARHVMVSKVRGTFREFTARVEIAAPFEDSTVTAEVNLASVDTRNTDRDTHLRSGDFFDTEVFPAMTFRSREVSDTSMTGDLTIKDITRPITFDLEFIGTSEDPWGGFRAGVEASAEINRKDWGLTWNVAVESGGVLVSERIQIHLDVELIQPTG
- the hemB gene encoding porphobilinogen synthase, giving the protein MSVRHSLTERPRRLRTTPAMRRLVAQTRVHPAELVLPMFVREGITEPVPIGSMPGVVQHTTDSLRAAADAAVRAGVGGLMLFGVPERRDATGTGGTDPDGVLNRALAALRQDLGDDTVLMADTCLDEFTDHGHCGVLDGQGRVDNDATLERYAEMAVVQARSGAHVVSPSGMMDGQVGVIRAALDEAGLQDTAILAYTAKYASGAYGPFREAVGSTLQGDRATYQQDPPNLTESLRELRLDLAEGADLVMVKPALPYLDVLRSVAEVSDVPVAAYQVSGEYAQIEAAAAHGWIDRDRMVLETLTSIRRAGAQIVLTYYAEHAAHLLSPH
- a CDS encoding histidine phosphatase family protein: MTTTGSTRTVVHLLRHGEVHNPGGVLYGRLPGFRLSDLGRQMAERVAEHLTGRDIVHLVSSPLQRAQETAAPSAEALGLEPEVDERVIEAANHFEGMTFGQGEGKLSNPRHWPYLRNPLEPSWGEPYKEISVRMLAAVDTARRAARGHEALIVSHQLPIWTLRRTIEGKRLWHDPRNRECALASLTTLTYEGDDPVSLSYSEPAVDLVARARPGAGA